From Mycobacterium cookii:
GGTGCTGCGGCGGCTGCTGGGGACCGTTCGGCGGATAGCCCGGCGGCCGCTGGGCGGCGGGCTGAAAGCCCGGCTGCGGTGGTGGCGCGTACGGCCGCGGCGGTCCCGGCGGAGGAGGGGGTCCCGTGGGGATGGGAGGGCCCGGCGGGGGAGGACCCTGCGGCCGCAACCCGACCGGCGGACGGGACGGCGGCTGCTGTGCGTGTGCCGGCCGCGGCGGTGCCGACGGGTTCGCTATCGGCATCGAGGTGGTCTGCGGCGGCCGTCCGATGTTGCCCTGGGCGCGCCCGATCTCGAAGGTCAGTTGCGGCCCATCGGGATTGCCGATGTTGATGGCCTGGCCGTCGTGGATGTCGACCACCGGCGCGCGGCGCCCGTTGACGAAGGTCCCGTTCAGCGAACCGTTGTCGATGGCCACCCAGCGGCCTTGCTCGAAACGCAGCAGCAGATGTGCCCGCGAGATCAGCGGATGCGTGATGCGCATGTCGGCGCGGAGATCGCGTCCGACGACGACGTCGTGCCCCGCTGCGAACGTACGTTGTGATCCGTCGTACCGAACTGTCAGCACGGGCGGTGCTGCTTGACTCATCGCCCCAACCTTAGCTGGCTCACTGAACCGACTGTATCGGCTGCCATGCGGTGGGCTCAGAGCGACACGGGCAGGTCCGGTGCGCCGGTGACCACGCACCGGGTGCGGGTGTAGATCGTCGGCATGCACCGGTTGCAGTGTGTACAAGCCGAATGCACGCTGCGGTCGCGCGCGATCCGGTTGATCAAGTCGGGTTCGGCCAGCAGCGCCCGGCCCATCGCGACGAACTGAAAACCTTCCGCCATCGCCAAGTCCATCGTGTCCCGGTTGGTGATCCCACCCAGCAGAATCAGCGGCATGGTCAGCTCGGCGCGGAAGCGTTTGGCTTCGCGCAGTAAGTAGGCCTCGCGGTAGGGATATTCGCGGAGGAATTTCTTGCCGGTCATCCGCATGCCCCAGCTCAGTGGCGGCTTGAAGGCGCCGGCGAATTCTTTCAACGGGGCATCGCCGTGGAACAGATACATCGGGTTGACCAGCGAGCTGCCCGCGGTGAGTTCGATCGCGTCCAGCGCGCCGTCGTCCTGCAACCACTTGGCCGTCACGAGCGCCTCGTCGACGGAGATGCCGCCGCGGACACCGTCGGACATGTTGAGCTTGGCGGTCACCGCGATCTGATCTCCGACGGCGCGCTTGACGGCCAGGACCGTTCCGCGAGCCACCTTGGCCCGGTTCTCCAGCGATCCGCCGAACTCGTCGCTGCGACGGTTGATCAGCGGACTCAGGAATGCGCTCGCCAGGTAGTTGTGCCCCAAATGCACTTCGACAGCGTCAAATCCGGAGTCAACGGCCAGCTTGGCGGCGTTGGCGTGTGCGGCGATCACGTCATCGATGTCGGCACGGCTGGCCTTCTTGGCGAACCGCATGCCGATCGGGTTGAAGAACCGCACCGGGGCCAGCGCGGTGGCTTTGTTGGAGCGGGCATTGGCGACCGGGCCGGCGTGGCCGATCTGCGCGCTGACCGCGGCGCCCTCGGCGTGGATCGCATCCGTGAGCCGACGAAAACCCGGTACCGCTTCCGGGCGCATCCAGATGCCGTTGCCTTCGGTGCGCCCGCCCTGTGACACCGCGCAGTAGGCCACGGTCGTCATGCCGACGCCGCCCGCGGCCGGCGCCCGGTGGTACTCGATCAGGTCGTCGCTGACCAGCGCGTCGGGCGTGCGGGCCTCAAAGGTCGCCGACTTGATGATGCGATTGCGCAGCGTGATGGGCCCGAGCTTTGCCGGTGCCAGCACGTCTGGGACTTCAGACATGGCTGGAGCCTAACGGCGATCGCAAGGGCGGCGGAGCCGAACGCAGCGGGTCGCCGTCATCGGGCACGGTGGCGATCGCAAGGGCGGCGGAGCCGAACGCAGCGGGTCGCCGTCATCGGGCTCAGCGTCCACCTGCGCGCGCATGACAAACTGGACGACGTGGGTGCAATCACGTTGGACGGCAAATCAACGCGCGACGAGATCTTCGTCGACCTGACCAAGCGGGTGGCCGCGCTGACTGCGGCGGGCCGCACACCCGGCCTGGGCACCATCCTGGTCGGCGACGATCCGGGGTCGAAGGCCTACGTCCGTGGCAAGCATTCCGACTGCGCCAAGGTCGGCATCACGTCGTTGCGCCGCGACCTGCCCGCCGACATCACCCAGGCCAAGCTCAACGAGACCATCGACGAGCTCAACGCCAACCCCGAGTGCACGGGTTACATCGTCCAGTTGCCGTTGCCGAAGCACCTGGACGAGAACGCGGCGCTGGAGCGCGTCGACCCGGCCAAAGACGCAGACGGCCTGCACCCGACGAACCTGGGCCGGCTGGTGCTGATGGACCCGGCGCCGTTGCCCTGCACACCGCGCGGCATCGTGCACCTGCTGCGGCGCTTCGACATCGAGATCGCCGGCGCGCACGTGGTGGTGATCGGCCGCGGCGTGACGGTCGGTCGTCCGCTGGGCCTGTTGCTCACCCGTCGCTCGGAGAATGCGACAGTAACGTTGTGCCACACCGGAACTCGTGACCTACCCGCGCTGACGCGGCAGGCGGACATCATCGTCGCCGGCGTCGGTGTGCCGCACATGCTGACCGCGGACATGGTGCGTCCCGGTGCTGCCGTCGTCGACGTCGGCGTCAGCCGGGTGGACGGCAAGCTGGCCGGCGACGTGCATCCCGACGTGTGGGAGGTCGCCGGTCATGTGTCGCCGAACCCCGGTGGTGTCGGCCCACTGACCCGGGCGTTCCTGTTGACCAACGTCGTCGAATTGGCCGAAAGTCGTTGAACGTGCGCCGATTACTCCGCCTGCAGTGGCCGATGATCGCGGTCGTGCTGATCTTCGTGGTGGCATTCGGTCTGGCGGCGGCGAATTTCTGGCGCCGCGGCGCGTTGCTGATCGGCATCGGAGTCGGCTTCGCCGCGGTGTTGCGGTTGGCGCTCACCGACGACCGCGCCGGGCTTCTAGTGGTGCGCAGCAAGGGGATTGATTTCGCGACGATGGCATCGGTTGCCGCAGCGATGGTCTACATCGCCTGGACCATCGATCCACTGGGAACGCGCTAGACCCCCGGAATTCCGGTTATTCCGTTGCCGCCGGCGATGTTTGCGATCTCGGTCGGACAATACGTCTGTATCGCGATCGTGGTGAACAGCTGAGCCATCCGCGGGGACATGCCGCGGCGAGTCACACTGGATGCCGCAGCGGCGAAACTGCCGCCGGGTTGGGCGATCATCGGGCACAGCGACTGGCCGACGGCCATAGCATTTCCGGGTTCTCCGTACTCGATGCCGGCGTGGCTGAGCGCGTCGATGAAGTTGTCGTCGCTCGGGTCTGCCTCTCCCGGCGCCGAGACGGCGGTGGCGACCGTGATCAAACACCCGAGACCGAGCAGCGCTCGTACCGTCAACGGTTTGTTGTTCAGTCGCGCCATCCAGTTGTGACCCATACTCGTTCCCCCAAGTCTGTCTGCATCGAAGATTGGTCTACCAGCGTCACGTGCAGAACACGGTGACGTAAAAGTTCGCAAACGTTTCGGGCGACGCGCACCGACACGTGTTGCGTCATCGCGGTTAATGCCTCGTAGGGGCTGACAATGCAGGGCATGACGCGTGAGATGTCGCGGCAGACGTTTCTGCGCGGCGCCGCCGGCGCATTGGCCACCGGTGCATTCTTCGGCTCTGCCCGCGCCGGTGGCGAACCGGTGATCTCCGGCTGGGACGGGCTGTCCAATGCCATCGGTGGCCAGGTTATTCAACCTGGAGGACCGCAATTCGGTTCGGCCAAACAGGTTTTCAACACCAACTTCAACAGAATGACGCCGGCGGCGGTGGTTACCGTGACATCGCCGGCCGATGTGCAGAAGGCGATGACGTTCGCTGCCGCCAAAAATCTCAAGGTTGCTCCGCGCGGCGGCGGACATTCCTATGTGGGTGCCTCCACCGCGAATGGCACGATGGTGCTCGACACGCGGCAGTTGCCCGGCGACGTCAACTATGACGCGGCCTCTGGACTCGTCACCGTCACCCCGGCGACGAGTTTGTATGCGATGCACCAGGTTCTGGCGGCCGCGGGCCGCGGCATCCCGACGGGCACCTGCCCGTCGGTCGGTGCCGCGGGTCACGCGCTCGGCGGTGGGCTGGGTGCGCATTCCCGGCACGCCGGCTTGATGTGCGACGCCTTGCGTTCGGCGACAGTGGTTTTGCCGAGTGGTCAGGCGGTCACGGCGTCGCCGAATAGCCAGCCCGACCTGTTCTGGGCTTTGCGGGGCGGCGGTGGCGGCAATTTCGGGGTGACGACCTCGCTGACGTTCGCCACCTTCCCGACAGGCGATGTCGATGCGGTGAACCTCAACTTCCCAGCACAGTCGTTCGCGCAGGTGCTGCTCGGTTGGCAGAGCTGGCTGCGCACCGCCGACCGGAGCAACTGGGCGCTGGCCGAGGCGACCGTCGACGCGATGGGTACGCACTGCCGCATCCTGGCGACCTGCCCGGTCGGTTCGGGTAACGCCGTGGCATCGGCCATCACGTCGGCGGTCGGCATCCAGCCGACCGGCACCGATAATTACCGGTTCAACTATCTGGACTTGACGAACTATCTAGCGGCCAACAATCTCAACCCGTCGCCGCTCGGATACGCCGGTGGCTCAGACGTTTTCACGACCCTGACGCCGGCCGCCGCGCAGGGTATCGCTGCGGCGGTCGACGCGTTCCCGCGCGGCGCGGGCCGCATGCTGGCGATCATGCACGCACTCGACGGCGCGTTGGCCGACGTGCCTGCCGGGGCGTCGGCTTTTCCGTGGCGGCGGCAGTCCTCGCTGGTGCAGTGGTACGTGGAGACAGGCGACCCATCGGCGGCTTTGGGCTGGTTGAGCACCGCGCACAGCGCGGTAGGGCCGTATTCGGTTGGGGGATACGTGAATTACCTCGAGCCGGGTCAGTCTCCGGCGCGGTACTTCGGCCCGAACCTGTCTCAGCTGAGCGCGGTCCGGCAGAAGTACGACCCCGGCCGGGTGATGTTCTCCGGTATGCCGGTCTGATTCTTTGGGCGGTTATCCACAGCCGTCCTTTTCGAGGGTCGTCGTGTCGGCTGCGCGCGCTATAATTCGAACATGCGTTCGAGTACTCGTGAGGAGATCGTCGAGGTATTCGACGGGCTTCAGTCGTACCTCAAGTGCGCCCTGGACCTGTCGTTCGACGCCCTGACCACACCGGAGCGGCTGGCGTTGTTACAGCGCTGCGAGAAGCTGCGCCGCCAGCTGCCGGCTGTCGAACACTCATTGATCAACCAGCTCGCCGAGCAGGCAGACGAGGCCGAACTCGGCGGCAAGCTGCCCTCCGCACTGGCCAACCGGCTGCTGATCACCCGCGGCGAAGCATCGCGCCGCATCCACGAGGCCGCCGACCTCGGCGAACGCACAGCCATCACCGGAGAAGTCCTACCGCCCCTGCTGCCGGCTGCCGCCGAAGCGCAGCGCAACGGTCAGATCGGGCCGGGCCACGTCACGGTCATCCGTAATTTCTGGCATCGGCTGCCCGATTTCGTCGACGTGGAGACCCGCGACCGAGCCGAGTCGCACTTGGCCCGCCTGGGCGGCGACCATCGCCCCGACGAACTGAGCAAGCTGGCCGACAAGCTCACGGACTGCCTCAACCCCGACGGCGACTTCACCGACCACGACCGTGCCAGGCGGCGTGGCCTCACCATCGGCAAGCAGGACGTCGACGGGATGAGCCCGGTCACCGGTTTTCTCACCCCCGAGGCCCGCGCCACCCTCGATGCGGTGTTGGCAAAGCTGGCCGGGCCGGGAATGTGCAATCCCGCAGACGAGTCGCCGTGCGTCAGCGGCACCCCGTCGCAGGCCGTGATCGACAACGACACCCGCACTACCGGCCAACGCAATCACGACGCGCTGCTGGCCCTGGCTCGATCCGCGCTGGCCTCCGGAAAGCTCGGTAAGCACAACGGTCTGTCGGCCAGCGTGATCGTCACGACCACCCTGCAGGAACTCGAGTCCGGGTGCGGCACGGCGCTCACCGGCGGCGGGACACGGCTTCCGATGTCCGACGTGATCCGGCTGGCCCAGAACGCCCACAATTATCTCGCCATCTTTGACAGGGGCCGGCCGCTGGCGCTGTATCACCGCAAACGCCTGGCCTCTCCTGCGCAACGAATCATGTTGCACGCCAGCGATCGCGGCTGCTCCTTTCCTGGCTGCGACGCACCCGGCTATCTCACCGAAGTCCACCACACCGACCCGTGGGCCAGGTCTAAGCGAACCGACATTCGCGAGTTGACATTGGCCTGCGGGCCGCACCACAAACTC
This genomic window contains:
- a CDS encoding DUF3017 domain-containing protein, yielding MIAVVLIFVVAFGLAAANFWRRGALLIGIGVGFAAVLRLALTDDRAGLLVVRSKGIDFATMASVAAAMVYIAWTIDPLGTR
- a CDS encoding FAD-dependent oxidoreductase, with product MTREMSRQTFLRGAAGALATGAFFGSARAGGEPVISGWDGLSNAIGGQVIQPGGPQFGSAKQVFNTNFNRMTPAAVVTVTSPADVQKAMTFAAAKNLKVAPRGGGHSYVGASTANGTMVLDTRQLPGDVNYDAASGLVTVTPATSLYAMHQVLAAAGRGIPTGTCPSVGAAGHALGGGLGAHSRHAGLMCDALRSATVVLPSGQAVTASPNSQPDLFWALRGGGGGNFGVTTSLTFATFPTGDVDAVNLNFPAQSFAQVLLGWQSWLRTADRSNWALAEATVDAMGTHCRILATCPVGSGNAVASAITSAVGIQPTGTDNYRFNYLDLTNYLAANNLNPSPLGYAGGSDVFTTLTPAAAQGIAAAVDAFPRGAGRMLAIMHALDGALADVPAGASAFPWRRQSSLVQWYVETGDPSAALGWLSTAHSAVGPYSVGGYVNYLEPGQSPARYFGPNLSQLSAVRQKYDPGRVMFSGMPV
- a CDS encoding NADH:flavin oxidoreductase, whose translation is MSEVPDVLAPAKLGPITLRNRIIKSATFEARTPDALVSDDLIEYHRAPAAGGVGMTTVAYCAVSQGGRTEGNGIWMRPEAVPGFRRLTDAIHAEGAAVSAQIGHAGPVANARSNKATALAPVRFFNPIGMRFAKKASRADIDDVIAAHANAAKLAVDSGFDAVEVHLGHNYLASAFLSPLINRRSDEFGGSLENRAKVARGTVLAVKRAVGDQIAVTAKLNMSDGVRGGISVDEALVTAKWLQDDGALDAIELTAGSSLVNPMYLFHGDAPLKEFAGAFKPPLSWGMRMTGKKFLREYPYREAYLLREAKRFRAELTMPLILLGGITNRDTMDLAMAEGFQFVAMGRALLAEPDLINRIARDRSVHSACTHCNRCMPTIYTRTRCVVTGAPDLPVSL
- a CDS encoding bifunctional methylenetetrahydrofolate dehydrogenase/methenyltetrahydrofolate cyclohydrolase, with translation MGAITLDGKSTRDEIFVDLTKRVAALTAAGRTPGLGTILVGDDPGSKAYVRGKHSDCAKVGITSLRRDLPADITQAKLNETIDELNANPECTGYIVQLPLPKHLDENAALERVDPAKDADGLHPTNLGRLVLMDPAPLPCTPRGIVHLLRRFDIEIAGAHVVVIGRGVTVGRPLGLLLTRRSENATVTLCHTGTRDLPALTRQADIIVAGVGVPHMLTADMVRPGAAVVDVGVSRVDGKLAGDVHPDVWEVAGHVSPNPGGVGPLTRAFLLTNVVELAESR
- a CDS encoding HNH endonuclease signature motif containing protein; its protein translation is MRSSTREEIVEVFDGLQSYLKCALDLSFDALTTPERLALLQRCEKLRRQLPAVEHSLINQLAEQADEAELGGKLPSALANRLLITRGEASRRIHEAADLGERTAITGEVLPPLLPAAAEAQRNGQIGPGHVTVIRNFWHRLPDFVDVETRDRAESHLARLGGDHRPDELSKLADKLTDCLNPDGDFTDHDRARRRGLTIGKQDVDGMSPVTGFLTPEARATLDAVLAKLAGPGMCNPADESPCVSGTPSQAVIDNDTRTTGQRNHDALLALARSALASGKLGKHNGLSASVIVTTTLQELESGCGTALTGGGTRLPMSDVIRLAQNAHNYLAIFDRGRPLALYHRKRLASPAQRIMLHASDRGCSFPGCDAPGYLTEVHHTDPWARSKRTDIRELTLACGPHHKLADNGWITRKNQRGETEWVPPPHLDRGQPRTNTFHHPEKLLRADEDDDEAA